Part of the bacterium genome is shown below.
GCCTCAACAGTATTATTAAAAATATCTTTAAGTACTAATCTTAACCCGAGTTTAGAATTTATATTTGCTTCAAAACCAATCTCACCTTTCAGTATGAAATTACTAAAGTCAGAAACCTCAGGATAGAAAGCCAAATTATTCCAGAGTTTTGAGTTTTCCATTTTGTGTTCATATCTTTCAGCGAGAAAAGTTGTAAAATAGTTGTTATCCTTACCAGTATCAAACTTCTCTGCAATATATCCTACGCCAGCTGAGAATTCAAGCAACCTTTTTGCTTCTTTTATAAAATAGTAGCCATATCCTAAAGCACCTGTATACCTGCTATCTATACCTGACAATTCGTTAAATTCAGCGCTGCCCATCAAAGACCAGAAGGTTCTATCTGTAATATTTTTATTATATTGAGATGAAAGCATAATTTCGTTTGTGGTTGTTTCGTTATCTGATTCCCCATAAGCAACACTAAAATCGCCTCTAAAAAGAGAATCGGTTCTTTTCTTTTGAGTATCAAATAAAAAAGTTGTAAAGACACTATCAACATTTCCTCTGGTTGCGTTTACACCTAAAGAGATGTTGCTCTCCCAAGGTTCTTCTTCAGCATATATTTTTGTAACTCCTGTAAGTATTAAACTTGATAAAAATAGACCAATCACTAAACGTTTCATTTTTCCTCCTTGTTAAGTTTATCGTTCTGCCAAACTTGGCTATGTTTTAAACGATTGTTGCGAAGGTATGTCTCCCGAAGCCAACCTGCGCTAAACTACAAGCCTCGGCAGGTATACCTTGGCGTAGGTTGAAACGCCTTGTCTCAACAGTTTTTCTATGGGATTGCGACGTGGCAACCCTCGCTTTTATCCTTGCCTTTGTCTTATCCCGCCCACTTTACCATTAAAGTCAGTTTTTAAATATCAAACAGTCAATATAGTAACATAAATTTAAATCAATTACTAAATTAGAAGAGAATCCTTTAAAAATTAGTTTATCTCATCATAGGCTGGAGCAGTATTGTTTAACACATACGTTAAAATACCTCAAGAGATAGGCTCTGGGCAAGATATTGTTGAAGTACGTGTCTGAACAATAGAGAATATTGCGACAAACAACCGATCTGCTCAACTGGTGTGGTTATTAGCGAAAAGAACTCTTTTTTTTTGTTAAAGGCGTCTGAAAACTGGTTTGTACTAAAGAGTTATAAAATACTTGACAAAACCGGGGGGTGGTGGGGTATAATTATATTAAGAATTAAATTTAATAATTTGTAGAGATTTGTGGTAAAGTTCTGAATAAAGTTTAACTTGAGAATTAGTAGTGAATCTCAACCTTGTTTGTATCTGTATCGTGCAAACAAGGTTTTTGTTTTACTTGCACAAAAGATTAGCTTAGGCAAATTCTCAATAGGCGAGATGTGGGTACTGAACATTCATAAGATAAAAGTTTATTGATTTAATTTAAAACTATCCTCTACTGGTAAAAAAGGAATAGTTCCTTGAATGAAACATTTAGAGGTATAGGGAGGTGAAAAGAATGAAGAGAAACAACGGATTTACTCTAATAGAACTTCTTGTAGTAATAGCAATTATAGCAATACTTGCAGGGATGTTGCTTCCTGCTCTCAGTAAAGCAAGGGCAAGAGCCAAGTCAACCGTTTGCTTGAATAACCTAAAACAACTTGGAACAGCTCTTCTTATCTACGCTGAGGATTTTGAAGAATTAATCCATGTACAGATATACAATCAAAATATATATGGCAACTATTTTTCGCGAGAAATTATAGTCTGCCCATCGATTCCTCCATATACCGCCGACAATGATAAGGACGCAAGTAATAGATGTTGTTATGGTGTAAAGTCAGGTTCATTGGCGCCAGGCCTTTTGTTTCTGAGCAATACTATCATAACCCGTCGCTATGCAAGTATCAATCCTTCAGCTTTCTGGATTTTTGCTGATTCTGTTAGACTTTTAGACTCTCCAACAGATACACTTTATAGAAACCAGTGGGCAACCTGTGCTTATGAAACAAGCACAGAAGGGTTTGTACATTTTAGGCACTCAAATCAGGCAAACTTCCTGTTTGTTGACGGCCACGTTGAGTCTATGGGGATGGACAAGTTTGCTACTGTAACAAAGATTCATGCCAATACATCTGTATCTACAAACTGGGCTGTTGCTGATAGTAAATATAAGATCAAAAACCTTACATATCCATAAGTTTAGTTACAAATATTCTTATACAGTTATAATTAAAATTTTGAAATTGTTAGAAATGGAGAGAAAAACTTTAAATCAGAGTGGACTTCTCTTCTTCTACATATATTGGAGGTGAAAAGAATGAGAAAAAAAACTGGTTTTACTCTGATAGAACTTCTTGTGGTAATAGCTATTATAGCAATACTTGCTTCTATACTTCTTCCCGCTCTTGCGAGGGCAAGAGAACAGGCAAGAAGGAGTGTCTGCTTAAACAATCTTAAACAGCTCGGTATTTCTTTGTTGATATATGCTCAGGATTGGGGTGGATGGTTTCCTTACCACGATTTTAATGATGAAGCAAAATGGAGTAGCCATACAGGTTGGTCAACTGGTGCTATCACTTCAAAACCAAACGTATCTCTTGCTCTTCTTACAGGCCAGATAGACCCTTCATCAAGTGCCTTGGAAACACCCTCTTATGTTAGCGACTATAAACTTTTTATATGTCCCGGTTCAACCAGAGATAGGCCCCATTCAATTCCGGGAGCACTTATCAGGCAAACTCAATCCAACATTGCGACTTATATTTCTGACCGTGTTTCAAGTTGTTCCTATACGTACGCGCTTGGGTTGAATGTTCAGACCCATTCAGATACTGCCATAATGACAGATGACCCTAAAGGAAGCTATCCAAACCAATTTCGTGTATACAGGCAACATTCAAACCACGGTGTTGAAGGAGTAAACGTTCTGTATGTTGATGGAAGAGCAAAGTGGGTAGCAACCATTAGAAACACGGCCTACTGGAAAGTTGGTGAGCGTGATTCGTGGGGGTTTATGAATATTGCAGAAATTCCTAATGCAAAAGGGTGCGCATCAAGTAGTCCTCCACATCCAAGCACAAGGTATCCTCATAGACCTATGTTGCTATCTAATACGTACTGGTAAATTGTTTTTTTAAAACATTAATTTATAGGTCTCACAAGGTTTTCTATTCAGACGTAAGGTGATGTGGTAATCTTGGTCGTTATTCTTATTTTTTTCCAAGAATATTTCCGAACATACCTCTTATAATAGTTTTTCCTATCTCATTACCAACCTTACGGGCTGTCTGTTTTGCCATAGCCTCCACCATCCCCTGTCGCCGCCCTGTTCCCCATAACAAATCACCAAGCATTCCTCGTTCAGGTTGTTTTTGCTCGGTTTTTTGCTGTTGCTGAACAGTCTCAGATGTTCTTCTATTAAGAATTTCGTAAGCAGATTCCCTGTTGATAGGAGTATCATATTTTGAACTTATGGGGCTACGAGTTTTAATAAGTGCTCGTTCTTCATCTGTTATAGTTCCCATACGGCATCGAGGTGGCGCTATAAGCGTCCGTTCTACTGGCATCGGGACAGCTTTCTCCTGTAAAGTAGAGACCAATGCTTCTCCTACTCCAAGAGTAGATATAACCTTTGCTACATCAAGATTAGGGTTAGCAACAAAAGTTTCAGCGGCTGTTTTTACAGCTTTCTGGTCTCTTGGGGTATATGCTCGTAAAGCGTGCTGTA
Proteins encoded:
- a CDS encoding DUF481 domain-containing protein, which gives rise to MKRLVIGLFLSSLILTGVTKIYAEEEPWESNISLGVNATRGNVDSVFTTFLFDTQKKRTDSLFRGDFSVAYGESDNETTTNEIMLSSQYNKNITDRTFWSLMGSAEFNELSGIDSRYTGALGYGYYFIKEAKRLLEFSAGVGYIAEKFDTGKDNNYFTTFLAERYEHKMENSKLWNNLAFYPEVSDFSNFILKGEIGFEANINSKLGLRLVLKDIFNNTVEAGRDKNDVIIMSLLSYKI
- a CDS encoding prepilin-type N-terminal cleavage/methylation domain-containing protein, which codes for MKRNNGFTLIELLVVIAIIAILAGMLLPALSKARARAKSTVCLNNLKQLGTALLIYAEDFEELIHVQIYNQNIYGNYFSREIIVCPSIPPYTADNDKDASNRCCYGVKSGSLAPGLLFLSNTIITRRYASINPSAFWIFADSVRLLDSPTDTLYRNQWATCAYETSTEGFVHFRHSNQANFLFVDGHVESMGMDKFATVTKIHANTSVSTNWAVADSKYKIKNLTYP